The genomic DNA GCTTAATGTTATGCAAGCAGGGTGAGTAAATGCAAAAGATTTAGTATATGAAGGTTTAGGAGAAGAACAACTATATAAAGTAGATTTTAGGTTGGGAGGAAATTTAGCTATTCCTTTTATTATTACTTATAGTTTAATTTTAATCTTATCTTTTTGTTTAATAACATTTATAATATTAAAAGTGAAGCAAAAAAAAGTTGATGTTTATGGAACAAGTGTTGTTTTAAAATTATCAACTGATTATATTAAAGAAATTAAAAAATGCTCTAGTATAATACAATTAAACCAGTTAAGAGATCAACATATTAAAGAATTAAAAAATAATTCTATTCATGTTAAAAAATTCTCTCTAACAAAAATAAAAAAAAGAGGTAATTAAGGGATGAAAATAATTGATTCAAAAGACAAAAAGCTAAACTCAACAGAAAGCTCAATATTAAATTTGGTTAATAATGATCCAGAATTTTTTTGTAGTAACTCAATACAAGAGGTTTCAAGAAAGAGTAACGTAAGTCCATCAACTATGACAAGAGTATGTCAGAAACTAGGATTTAAATCATTTAAAGCAATACAGATGTTTGTTTATGAAAAGTCAAGAATGCAAGGAAGTTATTATAAATTAGGAGAAGACAATACAATTGAAGAAATTATTCATAATGTAAGAGGTGCAGCAATTTATACAATTAATGAAACTTTAAACAGTATTGATAATGAAGAAATTGATTTGGTCTCTAAAAAAATTTACTCTTCAAAAAGAGTAATGATTTTTGGAATAGAACAACAACAAATAAGTGCAAGTTCTTTTGTATTAAATTTATCAAGAATTAATATAATGGCACAAGCTGTTTCAAATATTCACAATTATGTTCAAAGAGCAATCTTTTTTGATGAAAATGATTTTGTAATTTTTATTACAAGAACAGGATGAACAAAAGAAATTATTGAATCAATCAAGTGAACATGTAATAAAAATATTCCAATTTTAGTTTTAACTTCTGATAAAGAAATAACATTTAAACAATTGGAAAAAGATATAGATGTTAATAAAATCCACATAATAGAAACACAAACAATTAGCAATGATAAAATAAAATATCCTTCAATTTCATCTGTTCCAGGAGAGATGATTATTTTTGACTTAATTATTAATATAATTGTTAGCAAAAATGAAGAATATCGTGAGAAATTCAAAAAAACAGCAGAGATATCATTAAATTGAAATTTTGAGGGAAAATTATAATGGAAAATTCAGAATTATTGTTAAAAATCAAGTTACTAGAAAAAGAACTAGAAAGCTATAAAAACAAGGAAGAATATACAAAAATTGGATTGCAAAGAACCAAAAATGTTTATGAAATTGCAAGAAAAAATTCAGAGATAATAATATCTAAATCAATTAATTTAGCATATGAGTTTAAAAAAGAAATAGAGTTAACATTGCAAAAGATTAATAAAAATCCATTGGAATTTAGTCAATATTTACAAGACTTTTTAGCTAAACATGAATATTTTATTAATAATAAAGATCAAAAAATTGATCAGTATTTAGAAGAAATTATTAATAAACTAAATAAAAAATAGTAAGTAATAGAAAAAAGAGTTTACTAATTTTTATTGTATAATCATAAAAAGGAGAGTTCTTTATGAAAAAGTTATTAGCTTTATTGGCTTCTGGTTCATTTCTTGTTTCAACTACATCAACAACTGTTGTAGCTTGTTCTTTTAGTTTGAAAGATATAGAATCTTTCCAATATAATTTTAATCTGGGTGAAATGTCAGAAGTAAATCAAAAGGAAGTTATTAAAAGAATTGCTAAAATTAATAATATAACTGTTAATAGCAAAAAAGATATTGAAAGAATTGCAAATTTTCAATTTGATGTTAATTCAATTAGAGAAGAATCATATACAATTATAAACTCCAATTTTAACTTAAAATCTGAAAATGAAAATGAAGAAGAACTGAAAAACTATGTTGCAACTATTAGAGTATCAGAATACTCTTGAATTGCAAAAGGAAAAGCAACAATTCATTTTCAAGCAACAGATAAAACTGTCAAAAAAGCTCAAAACCCTATAGAACAAGCAGAATCTTCATTAATGGGTTATTGATGAAATTGAGGAAATGAAATTCCAGAAATAGGTAGTTTAAATTGAAGACAGCCAAAATTAGCATCAGTGATTGAGTCTGAAAAAAATCCCTATGATATTATAAATATCTCTTCATTATATACAAAAGAAAAAGAAGGAGATATTAATAGTTTAAATATTAATGATTTTATTACAGAACCTGAAGGTGCTGATTCTGGAGTATATGATGTTGATAATTCTAAGTATTTAATAGATAGAAAACAAAAACAAATTGATGGCACTTGAGAAGATGACACTAAAATTATTACAAATTGAGGTGGGGCTACTGCAGATAGAATGATTTGAAAGTGAAAGCAAAAGGATAAACTTAGAGATAGAATGTATTTTTTACTAGATAGTTATGGCTTAGATGGAATGAGTTTGGCTATTGCAGGAAAGACTCTTTACAATAGAGAAAGTCAAGCAACTATTTCTCAAGTAATAAAAGAAATCATGATTATTTATTGATTAAATGATAAAGATTTTTATTTATCATTGTCAACTAAAATTCAATGATTATTTAAAGATGGAGTTTCTACAAACAAACCAACTTCAATTCCTTTCATTGAAGATTTAGCTGGTTGATATGAATGTATTGATTTACTAATGTATAATGTATATAGAGATGTTAATTTTGTAACTGCAAAAGAAGATATTTCAATTAGTTACAAAGGTAATACAACAGTAATTAAAAAAGGGGAAAAAATAAAATCCACATATGGAAATGGAAAAGAAGAAGATCCTGCTTATTTCTATGGAACACTTAAAAATTTAATTGATAAGAAATGAAATGAGCAAGCAGAAGTTTATTATTTAGGTGATAAACCTGTAAAAATTGGAGTTGCAAGTACATATTCTTCATCTGCAAGTGGGTTTAGTATGAAAAATGATGATGAACCAGAAAATGGAGAAAGTAATTTAGCTGCTGCATTAACTAAATTACATGAAGATAAAAATGAATGAGGGAATTCAATAACAAATAATTTATTAGGGCTTGGATTCTTTGGGATAAATATTGATCAAATTTTGTCTAATCCAAATCCAAAGTTACCTATAAAAGAAG from Spiroplasma endosymbiont of Cantharis nigra includes the following:
- a CDS encoding MurR/RpiR family transcriptional regulator: MKIIDSKDKKLNSTESSILNLVNNDPEFFCSNSIQEVSRKSNVSPSTMTRVCQKLGFKSFKAIQMFVYEKSRMQGSYYKLGEDNTIEEIIHNVRGAAIYTINETLNSIDNEEIDLVSKKIYSSKRVMIFGIEQQQISASSFVLNLSRINIMAQAVSNIHNYVQRAIFFDENDFVIFITRTGWTKEIIESIKWTCNKNIPILVLTSDKEITFKQLEKDIDVNKIHIIETQTISNDKIKYPSISSVPGEMIIFDLIINIIVSKNEEYREKFKKTAEISLNWNFEGKL